A window of Aestuariirhabdus haliotis contains these coding sequences:
- a CDS encoding oxidoreductase produces the protein MDPITTALVGYGFSATTFHLPFITVLNSFELSAISSRQCGRVQAKHPGVAWYPCAEQMIRQCDAELVIITAPNKYHFPLARLALEQGKHVILEKPFVCTVEEGEHLVALAEEQKRLLSVYHNRRWDGDFLTLQALLREGRLGEVRRFESRFDRFRPQVRERWREQPGKGAGIWFDLGPHLVDQALQLFGLPRQVSGRCRALREGSQVVDFFQVQLYYDRLEVLLQSSPYCAGPNLRFQLQGSLGEYRKQGLDPQEQRLIAGTKPVSEDWGQESAESFGAFYGADGKAQVIATTCGGYQNYFRQIASALRDGGKNPVPAEQALTVMRILELAQRSSEQGRVLTVKPEAPARRG, from the coding sequence ATGGATCCTATAACGACCGCTCTGGTAGGTTACGGATTCTCCGCCACCACCTTTCACCTGCCATTTATCACAGTATTGAACAGTTTCGAGCTAAGCGCGATCAGTAGCCGACAATGCGGACGTGTACAAGCCAAGCATCCTGGTGTGGCCTGGTATCCATGCGCAGAGCAGATGATTCGACAATGCGACGCTGAGCTGGTCATTATTACGGCGCCTAACAAATACCATTTTCCGTTGGCACGCCTGGCTTTGGAGCAGGGGAAGCATGTGATTCTGGAAAAGCCTTTTGTCTGTACGGTTGAGGAAGGCGAGCACCTGGTAGCCTTGGCCGAGGAGCAGAAACGGCTTTTGTCGGTGTACCACAACCGCCGCTGGGATGGTGACTTCCTGACGTTGCAGGCGCTGCTGAGGGAGGGCAGGTTGGGAGAGGTGCGTCGTTTCGAATCGCGCTTTGATCGCTTCCGTCCCCAGGTGAGAGAGCGATGGCGGGAGCAGCCCGGAAAGGGCGCTGGCATCTGGTTTGATCTGGGCCCGCATCTGGTCGATCAGGCGCTGCAATTGTTCGGGTTGCCCAGGCAGGTCAGCGGTCGCTGCCGGGCCCTGCGCGAAGGCTCCCAAGTCGTCGACTTTTTTCAGGTGCAGCTGTATTACGATCGTCTGGAAGTGCTGCTGCAAAGTAGCCCCTACTGCGCCGGGCCTAATCTGCGTTTTCAGTTGCAGGGCAGCCTGGGTGAGTACCGCAAGCAGGGTCTGGACCCCCAGGAGCAACGCTTGATCGCAGGTACCAAACCGGTATCTGAAGATTGGGGGCAGGAAAGCGCCGAGAGTTTTGGTGCGTTCTATGGCGCTGACGGAAAGGCTCAGGTTATCGCTACCACCTGTGGCGGCTACCAGAACTATTTTCGACAGATCGCCTCGGCGCTACGCGATGGTGGCAAGAATCCGGTGCCCGCCGAGCAGGCCTTAACCGTTATGCGCATCCTCGAACTGGCCCAGCGCAGTAGCGAGCAAGGCCGGGTGTTGACGGTGAAGCCTGAGGCGCCTGCTCGAAGGGGGTAG
- the zwf gene encoding glucose-6-phosphate dehydrogenase has protein sequence MQPNLQDQSCDLMLFGAQGDLSMRKLFPALYYLFKAGLLHTDSRLVGVARGDDSQEAFIESVKQTLIRFVPEEDFELSLWQGFSRHLHYLKVDFSQPADFSRIADFVDQSNRIMVNYLATSPSFYGDICKHLSEANALAPSARIILEKPIGHDLESSIEINNIVSQYFSEDRIYRIDHYLGKETVQNLLVLRFANHLIGSQWNLNFIDHVQITVAETVGIEGRWGYYDQVGQMRDMVQSHLLQLLCLVAMDPPNQLSADGIRDEKLKVLRALRPLAPEQIAKQAVRGQYSAGALNGQTCPGYDEEEGSQGKSNTETFVALRANIDNWRWAGVPFYLRTGKRMPTKMTEIVIYYKNQPHYIFDPKQKEVVNNKLIIRLQPDESIQLQVVTKEPSLENGISLQAQELNLDFSDHSKNRRIPSAYERLLLEAMRGNQSLFVRRDEIEASWAWCDTLIQAWSECHDSVRSYSAGTWGPIGSIALIERDGRSWHE, from the coding sequence ATGCAGCCCAACCTTCAGGACCAGTCTTGCGACCTTATGCTCTTTGGCGCCCAGGGCGATCTGTCCATGCGCAAACTGTTTCCTGCCCTGTATTACCTGTTCAAAGCCGGGCTACTGCATACCGATTCCCGCCTGGTGGGTGTGGCTCGAGGCGACGATAGCCAGGAAGCCTTTATCGAATCGGTCAAACAGACCCTGATCCGCTTTGTTCCCGAGGAAGATTTCGAGCTGAGCCTGTGGCAGGGTTTTTCCCGGCACCTGCATTACCTGAAAGTCGACTTTTCCCAGCCAGCAGACTTCTCCCGCATCGCCGATTTTGTCGATCAATCCAACCGCATTATGGTCAATTACCTGGCCACCTCGCCCAGCTTCTATGGCGATATCTGCAAGCACCTTTCCGAGGCCAATGCCCTGGCGCCCAGCGCTCGTATTATTCTGGAAAAACCGATCGGGCACGACCTCGAAAGCTCCATCGAAATCAACAATATCGTCAGCCAGTACTTCAGCGAAGACCGCATCTATCGCATCGACCATTACCTGGGTAAAGAAACCGTGCAGAACCTGCTGGTGCTGCGCTTTGCCAATCATCTGATCGGCTCCCAATGGAATCTGAATTTTATCGACCATGTGCAAATTACCGTGGCCGAAACCGTTGGTATCGAAGGCCGCTGGGGCTACTACGACCAGGTTGGCCAGATGCGCGATATGGTCCAAAGTCACTTGCTACAGCTGTTGTGTCTGGTCGCGATGGACCCACCCAACCAATTGTCGGCCGACGGTATTCGGGATGAAAAACTCAAGGTTTTGCGAGCCCTTCGTCCACTGGCGCCAGAGCAAATCGCCAAACAGGCGGTGCGCGGACAATACAGCGCTGGTGCCCTCAACGGCCAAACCTGTCCCGGATACGATGAGGAAGAGGGCAGCCAGGGCAAGAGCAACACCGAAACCTTCGTCGCCCTGCGGGCCAATATAGACAACTGGCGCTGGGCAGGCGTGCCCTTCTATTTGCGAACCGGCAAGCGCATGCCAACCAAAATGACCGAGATAGTGATCTACTACAAAAACCAGCCACACTACATCTTCGACCCCAAACAGAAAGAGGTGGTTAATAATAAACTGATCATTCGCCTGCAGCCCGACGAGAGCATTCAACTGCAGGTTGTAACCAAGGAACCCAGCCTGGAGAACGGTATTTCTCTGCAGGCGCAGGAACTGAACCTCGATTTTTCCGATCACAGCAAGAACCGCCGCATCCCCAGCGCTTACGAACGTTTGTTGCTCGAAGCCATGCGGGGCAACCAGTCGCTGTTTGTTCGTCGGGACGAGATCGAGGCCTCCTGGGCCTGGTGCGACACCTTGATTCAGGCCTGGTCAGAGTGCCACGACAGTGTCCGCAGCTATTCCGCCGGCACCTGGGGGCCCATTGGCTCCATCGCCCTGATCGAACGTGATGGTCGCTCATGGCACGAATAA
- the pgl gene encoding 6-phosphogluconolactonase — MTEPFTTHCDITRFENRPALDQQLSDEIAQRLRSRLQKSEYASLAVSGGRTPIGLFEALSQQVLDWSRVIITLVDERWVEPDAADSNERLVRNHLLQNQASQARFIGLKTPAASAETGQAECQHRLSQLPARMDVAVLGMGEDGHTASFFPGAQTLRQALDLESGMDCLSLTPPAAPHDRMTLSLSRVLRCDQLYLHLCGDAKLPVLAQAQQAGPTAEMPVRALLRQNRAPLAIYWAP, encoded by the coding sequence ATGACTGAGCCATTCACGACCCATTGCGACATAACCCGCTTCGAAAACCGGCCCGCGCTGGATCAACAACTCAGCGATGAGATTGCCCAGCGCCTGCGCAGCCGTTTACAAAAAAGTGAATATGCATCACTGGCGGTTTCCGGCGGACGCACCCCTATTGGCCTGTTCGAAGCCTTATCCCAGCAGGTACTGGACTGGTCACGGGTGATTATCACCCTGGTTGATGAGCGCTGGGTGGAACCTGATGCTGCTGATAGCAACGAGCGCCTGGTACGCAATCACCTTTTGCAAAACCAGGCCAGCCAGGCCCGCTTTATCGGACTGAAAACCCCAGCCGCCTCTGCCGAGACCGGTCAGGCCGAATGCCAGCATCGATTGTCACAATTACCAGCCCGGATGGATGTTGCCGTTCTGGGTATGGGCGAAGATGGGCATACTGCCTCCTTTTTCCCCGGCGCACAGACGTTACGTCAGGCACTTGATCTTGAATCGGGTATGGACTGCCTGTCCCTGACACCCCCGGCCGCACCCCATGACCGAATGACATTGAGTCTGTCCAGGGTGCTGCGCTGCGATCAGCTTTACCTGCATCTGTGCGGTGACGCCAAACTCCCGGTACTGGCCCAGGCCCAGCAAGCCGGGCCCACAGCCGAGATGCCGGTGCGAGCCCTTTTGCGTCAAAACCGCGCCCCACTGGCCATCTACTGGGCACCCTGA
- a CDS encoding response regulator translates to MAALQQKKRILVVDDDREIRELLETYLNQNGYLASTLEDGSRLMEQLQTGPTVDLVVLDLMMPGDDGFSLCRQIRAESQTPIIMLTASAEDTDRIIGLEMGADDYVAKPFNPRELLARIKAVLRRSHALIGTANKGRFFRFGNWRLDTIQRDLIDADNVVIPLSGADYNLLLLFLENPNQVLSREQLLVATRGREANPFDRSIDVQLSRLRQRLSEDAKDPHIIKTVRGAGYVLAAEVEREA, encoded by the coding sequence ATGGCAGCCTTGCAGCAGAAAAAACGCATTCTGGTCGTCGATGATGACCGTGAGATTCGGGAACTGCTGGAAACCTATTTGAATCAAAACGGTTACCTGGCCAGCACATTGGAAGATGGCAGTCGTTTGATGGAACAACTGCAGACGGGGCCCACTGTCGATCTGGTCGTACTCGACCTGATGATGCCCGGTGACGATGGCTTCAGTCTCTGCCGCCAGATCAGGGCCGAATCCCAGACGCCGATCATTATGCTCACCGCCTCCGCCGAAGATACCGATCGTATTATCGGTCTGGAGATGGGTGCCGACGACTACGTTGCCAAACCTTTTAATCCAAGAGAATTATTAGCCCGCATCAAAGCCGTGCTGAGGCGCAGCCATGCCCTGATCGGTACCGCCAATAAAGGACGATTTTTCCGCTTTGGCAACTGGCGTCTGGACACCATTCAGCGCGACCTGATTGATGCCGACAATGTGGTCATTCCCCTGAGCGGTGCAGATTACAACCTGCTGTTGCTGTTTCTGGAAAACCCCAACCAGGTACTCAGCAGGGAGCAGTTATTGGTCGCAACCCGGGGCCGGGAAGCCAACCCTTTCGATCGCAGCATCGATGTTCAACTCAGTCGCTTGCGCCAACGACTCAGCGAAGATGCAAAAGATCCTCATATTATTAAAACAGTACGAGGCGCCGGCTATGTGCTTGCGGCCGAGGTGGAGCGCGAGGCGTGA
- a CDS encoding ATP-binding protein, whose amino-acid sequence MKRLRQLIPRSLIGRMLTVMVLGVLLAQVVSYTVWVQQIDTDKEQVAERMAQELAQSVASTVTFFKALPSDYRHIVLSQLRNMGGTRFFVSLNKELIQVEDIEASELKTIVLNTFERGLRKRLGNEVDIRLSFSHPDTLRVYNNQTRLLDLPPRWSQQSLIYDLQSPPILVAQIDMGEGEWFYLAALLPKPDLLLKTEYLPTERLLFLSFLLIILLIIGAIIVRWLTRPLAQLATAAERLGKEIDSQPLTEQGPLEVQASARAFNRMQQRIQRFIEDRERLFSAISHDLKTPITRLRLRAEMLNKEHNRDKFRQDLEELERMVAGALECARGTDLHEKVQAIDIMALLESLQDDATVLGHSVAIKGTANSTFPGRPMALKRCLSNLLDNALFYGREAEIEVNDSAEQLQIAVRDRGPGIPDASINKVFDPYFRLETSRSRNTGGTGLGLGIARNIAHGHGGELELKNRVSGGLEVLLSLPRN is encoded by the coding sequence GTGAAACGGCTTCGACAATTGATTCCCCGCTCATTGATCGGGCGCATGCTGACCGTGATGGTGCTGGGAGTGCTACTGGCACAGGTGGTCAGTTATACCGTCTGGGTGCAGCAGATAGACACCGACAAGGAGCAGGTGGCCGAGCGTATGGCGCAGGAGCTGGCACAAAGTGTCGCCTCTACCGTGACCTTTTTTAAAGCTCTGCCCAGCGACTACCGTCATATTGTGTTATCCCAATTGCGCAATATGGGGGGGACTCGGTTCTTCGTTTCTCTGAACAAGGAGCTGATCCAGGTCGAGGATATCGAAGCCTCCGAACTCAAAACCATTGTTCTCAATACCTTTGAGCGGGGACTGCGCAAACGCCTCGGCAACGAGGTTGATATCCGACTCAGCTTTTCCCATCCCGACACGCTGCGCGTCTATAACAATCAGACACGGCTGCTGGATTTACCGCCGCGCTGGTCGCAACAAAGTCTGATCTACGATTTGCAATCACCGCCTATTCTGGTGGCCCAGATCGATATGGGTGAAGGGGAATGGTTTTATCTGGCCGCGCTGTTACCCAAACCCGATCTGCTTCTCAAAACCGAGTACTTACCGACCGAACGTTTGCTGTTCTTGAGTTTTCTCCTGATTATTCTGCTGATCATTGGCGCTATTATCGTACGCTGGCTGACCCGCCCGCTGGCCCAATTGGCAACCGCCGCCGAACGCCTGGGTAAGGAAATTGACTCACAACCCCTGACCGAACAAGGCCCGCTCGAAGTTCAGGCCAGCGCCCGCGCATTTAATCGAATGCAGCAACGCATCCAGCGCTTTATCGAAGACCGCGAGCGTTTGTTTTCGGCAATCTCCCACGATCTGAAAACCCCCATCACCCGGTTGCGTCTTCGCGCCGAAATGCTCAATAAAGAGCACAACCGTGACAAATTCCGCCAGGATCTGGAAGAGTTGGAACGTATGGTCGCGGGTGCACTGGAATGCGCGCGGGGCACCGATCTGCATGAAAAAGTTCAGGCGATCGATATCATGGCCCTGCTCGAATCCCTGCAGGATGATGCCACCGTACTGGGTCATTCAGTTGCCATCAAGGGCACCGCCAACAGCACCTTTCCCGGTCGTCCGATGGCGCTCAAACGCTGCCTGTCCAATTTGCTGGATAACGCCCTGTTTTATGGTCGGGAGGCCGAAATCGAGGTCAACGACAGTGCCGAGCAACTGCAAATAGCCGTTCGCGATCGTGGCCCTGGCATTCCTGATGCCTCCATCAACAAGGTATTCGATCCCTATTTCCGGCTGGAAACCTCACGCAGTCGCAATACCGGTGGCACCGGGCTGGGGCTCGGCATCGCTCGGAATATCGCTCATGGTCATGGCGGTGAATTAGAACTGAAAAATCGGGTAAGCGGAGGCCTGGAAGTGTTGCTATCACTGCCTCGCAACTGA
- a CDS encoding ABC transporter substrate-binding protein, translating to MTLNFAKKSLLGAALSGLVSLSAQAGTVEVLHYWTSGGEAKSAAVLKQLLEQEGHQWKDFAVAGGGGESAMTVLKSRAVSGNPPGAAQIKGLDIQEWADLGFLTELDAVADKAGWDSMLPGVVSDVMKYEGHYVAVPVNVHRVNWLWANPEIFTKAGVSVPSTWDEFFVAADKIKAAGYTPLAHGGQAWQDATVFEAVALGVGGAEFYRKAFVEHDQTTLTSPTMVKVFETFKRLRAYIDKDAAGRDWNIATAMVINDKAAMQIMGDWAKGEFAAAGQVPGKDYICVAAPGTQKGFTFNVDSFAMFEVKDDGDKQAQADLARLILEPEFQETFNLNKGSIPVRTGLPRDKFDSCAHTSMDDFVATAKSGGLVPSMAHGMSTTSAVQGVIYDVVTNYFNSDSLSAEQATERLAKAVKAAI from the coding sequence ATGACGCTCAATTTTGCTAAAAAATCTCTGTTAGGAGCCGCACTGTCCGGCTTGGTTAGCCTCAGCGCCCAGGCGGGTACCGTTGAAGTTCTGCACTACTGGACCTCGGGCGGCGAAGCCAAATCTGCCGCGGTACTGAAACAACTGCTTGAGCAAGAGGGGCACCAGTGGAAAGACTTTGCCGTCGCTGGCGGCGGTGGAGAAAGTGCCATGACCGTACTTAAATCCCGCGCCGTCTCTGGCAACCCTCCGGGTGCCGCGCAGATCAAAGGCCTGGATATTCAGGAATGGGCCGACCTTGGCTTTTTGACCGAGCTGGATGCCGTAGCCGATAAAGCCGGCTGGGATTCAATGCTCCCCGGAGTAGTCAGCGATGTGATGAAATACGAAGGCCATTATGTCGCCGTACCGGTCAATGTCCACCGGGTTAACTGGCTATGGGCCAACCCTGAAATCTTTACCAAAGCCGGGGTTTCCGTACCGAGCACCTGGGATGAATTTTTTGTCGCTGCGGACAAAATCAAAGCGGCGGGTTACACCCCGTTGGCCCACGGCGGCCAGGCCTGGCAGGACGCCACCGTCTTTGAAGCCGTGGCTTTGGGGGTCGGCGGCGCCGAGTTTTACCGAAAAGCCTTTGTCGAGCATGACCAGACAACTCTCACCAGCCCCACTATGGTCAAGGTGTTCGAAACCTTTAAACGACTGCGCGCCTACATCGATAAGGACGCCGCCGGTCGTGACTGGAATATTGCCACCGCCATGGTCATCAACGATAAAGCCGCCATGCAGATTATGGGGGATTGGGCCAAGGGGGAATTTGCTGCCGCCGGTCAGGTACCTGGCAAAGATTATATCTGTGTCGCCGCCCCTGGCACGCAAAAGGGTTTCACCTTTAATGTCGACAGCTTCGCCATGTTCGAAGTAAAGGATGACGGCGACAAGCAGGCGCAAGCCGATCTGGCCCGTTTGATTCTGGAGCCCGAATTTCAGGAAACCTTTAATCTCAACAAGGGATCGATTCCGGTGCGAACCGGCCTACCCCGTGACAAGTTCGACAGCTGCGCTCACACCTCCATGGATGACTTTGTTGCTACGGCCAAATCCGGCGGTTTGGTGCCCAGCATGGCCCACGGCATGTCGACCACTTCCGCGGTTCAGGGCGTGATCTACGACGTGGTCACCAATTACTTCAACAGCGATTCCCTGAGCGCCGAACAAGCCACCGAACGGTTGGCCAAAGCGGTAAAAGCCGCGATCTAA
- a CDS encoding carbohydrate ABC transporter permease — MSTHSGHTLPRSNPLDLLQRWIPKLVLGPTIITTLLFIYGYVIWTGVLSLTKSRFLPRYDFVRFLQYEKLMDNDRWLVASYNILIFGGLFILICLAVGVIMAILLDQKIRAEGSIRTVFLYPMALSFIVTGTAWKWILNPGLGLEKMVQDLGFTDFQFDWLVDPNMAIYTLVIAAVWQSSGFVMALFLAGLRGVDSSIVKAAQLDGASMPTIYRRIILPHLRPVFFSAFIILSHIAIKSFDLVMALTGGGPGYSTDLPATFMYVTSFSRGQIGLGSASAMMMLGAVLAILIPYLYSELRGKQHD; from the coding sequence ATGAGCACTCATTCGGGTCACACCCTACCCCGCTCGAATCCGCTGGATCTTTTACAACGCTGGATTCCAAAGCTGGTCCTGGGTCCCACCATTATTACGACGCTGCTGTTTATCTATGGCTATGTGATCTGGACCGGCGTCTTGTCGTTAACCAAATCCCGGTTTTTGCCCCGGTACGACTTTGTTCGTTTTTTGCAGTATGAAAAGCTGATGGACAATGATCGCTGGCTGGTTGCCTCCTACAACATTCTTATTTTTGGTGGCCTTTTTATCCTTATCTGCCTGGCCGTCGGCGTTATTATGGCCATTCTGCTGGATCAGAAAATTCGTGCCGAAGGCTCGATTCGCACCGTCTTTTTATACCCCATGGCATTGTCCTTTATCGTCACCGGTACCGCCTGGAAATGGATACTCAATCCCGGTCTGGGGTTGGAAAAAATGGTTCAGGATCTGGGCTTTACCGACTTTCAATTTGACTGGTTGGTTGATCCCAATATGGCGATCTATACCCTGGTGATCGCCGCCGTCTGGCAATCTTCCGGTTTTGTGATGGCGCTGTTTCTGGCAGGACTGCGGGGCGTCGACAGCTCCATTGTCAAAGCAGCGCAACTCGATGGCGCCAGTATGCCCACCATCTATCGACGTATTATTTTGCCCCATCTGCGGCCGGTTTTTTTCAGCGCGTTTATTATTCTGTCGCATATCGCCATCAAGAGTTTCGATCTGGTCATGGCGTTAACCGGCGGCGGACCCGGCTATTCCACCGATCTGCCCGCCACCTTTATGTACGTCACCTCGTTCAGTCGCGGCCAGATTGGCCTGGGCTCCGCCAGCGCCATGATGATGCTGGGCGCGGTACTGGCGATACTGATTCCCTACCTCTATTCCGAACTGCGAGGTAAACAACATGACTAG